Sequence from the Peromyscus eremicus chromosome 4, PerEre_H2_v1, whole genome shotgun sequence genome:
GCCCCACAAAACAGCCTGGGTGAGGTCCCTGCCCCACAGCCCTTCAAACTGGCAACTCTCTGTGAACTAAGAGAGCTGAAGTGTTCGAGTGGGCTGACGAAGGGTGGCTGAGAGCTGCCCAGCCTCCTGTTCCCACCCTACACATGCCAGCTCTGCAAAACCTTCCAAGGCCACTGTCCAACTGGCTCCTCAGAAAACCTGTTGAAGCAACTGGGCTGTGCCTGGGCAAGGTTAAGGAGTCTGTCTGGCCAAGCGTCAGACAACAGGTTCAACACATAGGATACCGGATACATTGTGCTCTGTTCCACTCTCCCAACAATCCATAGCCAAGGTCACCCTAGAGAGGCAGGGGCTGTGCAAGGATGATCCTGAGGGATGAGTAGAGATTGGATCCTAACTGGCTCCATGGAATCCCAGTGAGCATGCCCTGCCCTCAGCCCACACAGATTCTGCCTAGACCCCACTGCAGAGTTGTGTCCAGCCATCGATACAGCGTCAAAAGGAGTAACAGCCCCTGCACTACAGAAACCTCCAAGCCTTGGGGTCCAGGGAACAAAGGGTCTTTGGTCCTTCCCTGGCCTCCTAACCGACGGTCAGAGAGGTGGAAGACCCTACAGAATGGTGGATTTCCTGCACATTGGTGGGTTCCCTGGAGTGGGCCTGCCTACCCTGACCAATTCAGTGGCTAGCATGTATCTTGCTATCAGGAGAAAACCAGCTACCAGTCCTCCCcatgaaaaggaaacagaagctatCTACACAGACCCAGGAGGGCCAGAGCCCCATTCTGAAGTACTTATACAAGAGTGTAAGACTCATTAAACCTAAGGGGACTCCTGGGCCAGAGGCCTTCAGCTCTTTCATAACTCTGCACACTACGCTACAACTGGCAGACCAGTGTCTATCATCCAATGCAAAGGGTCCGAGCATCTGCCTAACTTTTCCGGCCTGCACACTCTGCCTGCAGCATAGTGACCTTCTACACCAGGCTGCAATCATCATACAGGCCCTCTATGCAACATGCCCTCTGTAGGCTGTTTGCAGGGATGGCATAGTGCCAGGCCCTGCCACGTGTTACCTGCATAGTTTCCTGTGGCCTTAATGTACATCTGGCCATACTGCTCCTCCACCATGGTATCATAGGCCTCGtcatcttcctcatcctcctcgtTGTGGTAGGAGGTGGGGCTGTCAGTGGTGGGCAGGCTGCTGGCCCCAGGACTGGTCCGCTCCCCCTGGGGATAGGGTACCTGCTGGATGCTGGGGATGAGAGTGGCCAGGCTCGGCACTCCGTAGTAGGAGACTCGAGGCAGCTTCAGAGGGGCTGTGCCAGGTGTCCCTGCAGTACCTGTAGCTACTGCCACACCATCTCGAGCGCCCGTCTCCAGGGGGCGCTTAGACGCCAGGCCCGGGCCAGTGGCAGGTGGCATCTCCATAGCTTCATGCTTTACCCGGGTCAGAAGTGGGATGGGCACAGAAGGGGATGCGACATAGGCAGCAGTGGCCGGCTGCAGCTGGTTGCAGGGACTCTGGGGCTCTGAGCTGGCATCCTCGATCATGGCGGTCTGCGAGTCACAGTGGGGTGAGCTCACCTTGAACATGAGGTCTGTGCCCCGCTCAACGATGTGCTGGATCTGCAGGAAGCCTGCTGTGTACATGACCACGAGCTGCTCGCTGGCCGCCATGGTGAGCTTGCCTGTGTAGCAGAAGGACAGAATCTGCTGGAAGCAGGCAGGCGGCACAGTGCCCGGCAGCTCGAATGCACTCTTGCTATTACCGCTGAAGAGGTCTCGGAAATAGAGGCTGCTGGCGGCCAGGACTGCACGGTGGGCCTTGAAGGCCTGGCCCTTGACCACAATGGACACATCGCAGTAGAGGCCCAGCAGGCGCTGCTCATTCAGACAGCCAAGCACTGTGTTCCCGAAGTTGGGGATCTCGATGTGCAGCATCTGAGACATGGCGGGTGCCGTGGTGGGTGGGCTTCAGACTTAGCGTGGGACAGACTGGATGAGGCACATCTGTTGGGGGGAACACACTGTGGTTAATTAACTGCCAGATGTCCCCACCCCATCTAGTAACCCCAGCTCCCAGTCTCTGACAAGGCAAAGGACAGAGCCCTGCTCAGGCACTCTCCCTAGCTAGAACACCCACCTCCCAAGaagggattggggggtggggtgctcAGAATCCAGATCCTGGCTTGGAAGCAGAACACAATGATCCTGAGCCCCTACACAGGCAAGAAGACCTCTGTCACCTACCCCATCCACAGCACCCATGAACTGCTCCCAACAATTCTGAGGGCAGGGCTTCATTCCCCCATCTCTGCAGAGGACACTGGACAGAGGCCTGAAGCCTCCAGAGAACAAGACAGGAGTCAACTGGACAGACAAGTCACCCACTGGGTGGGATGTGAGAGGGATAAGGACGGAGCCCACAGGCGATCTCAGGGACTCCTCTCTAGAGGGAAAAAGTTCCCTGAGCCAAGAAGCCCCTCACTCTGCAGCCTTCCCTGGGAAGGACGTCCCAGAGCAGGGAGGGCTTTAGTTCAGGTTTGTTTTCTCTCGCTGCCGGCTGAGCAGCCTGCGGAGGGCACTCTGAGAACTGCAGAGCAGCTCTCCCCGTCCCATATCCCTTGCTCAGCTTCAAGCTTCCTCTGACGGACAAGACAAGGAGGGACCaggagcattaggaaggtggactAGGGCCGGGAGAACTCTGTgggctccttcttcctctcttcccttgggGACAGACCTCTTTCTGCCGGGTGGAAGGGCTATGGGTGCACTCTGTGCTTCCTGGCAGCTCCCAAACCCGGACCCAGGTCCTGAGCGCCCTCGGGGATGCAAAAGGAGTTGGCGCTTGTCGCAGAGCAGCCTCGCGCCTGTGCGCCCTCCCTCCGCCCCACTTCccaaactggccaatccctgctGGCTTGGTCCCAGCCCAGGTAACTAGAAGGGTCTCAGGACTAAACCCGccagggggcaggggtgggggcaggctGCCACTGTTTATGAGCACAGGACTCTGCCGGTGGCGGGTGGGGGTGGCCGGAGAAGGCGCAGGCCCTGGCCCAACTCTGCAGAGCCGCACAAAGGGCCGCTGTGTCCCGCGGAGGAAAGTGCGGGCGGCCGCAGAGGCGCCGGGTGGCTGGAGAGGAGGGCGGAGCCACCCTGCGCCAGGAGTTGGGCAGGTGGGCGCAGCGCCGGGGCGTCCCGCAGTGCCCCCGCTGCAGAGAAGTTGCTGGGCTGGCCCGCAGGCACTAACCGGAAAGGAAAGACCTACCTTTAGCGGCTGTGGCCGGCGGCAGACACTGCCCGCTCAGCCTGGCAGCAGGCTCCCGCACGCCGGCCCGCCAGCTGCTCGGGGAATGCAGCAAGGAACCCTGAGGTGGGGAGGGTGTGAGGAGCCCtgcaggaggggtgggggtggcagagaGCTGGGCGCTGGGCTCGGCGGCCGCAGCTCAGCTGCACCCAGGCCGGCTCTCCCGGGCAGCGCGCAGCATCTCAATGAAGCAGCCGGATGCAGACGAACATCCAGGCAGCTCTCGGGAATGAATAGCCGCCTTTGATTTGGGAGCTGAAGTAAATGCCAGCTCCCAGCCCCAGCTTTAAAAACAGTGGCGCGTTGGTGCCAGAGGAATGCACGGCTCCGGGTGTTGGTGCAAGACAGACTTTTGATGACTCACTGCAATGCAAACAAAGATGGCAGAAATACTGTACTGTACGTGGAGAAATGCTTCGTGGTGCCACGGCAACTGAGACAGCTTGGAAATTTATAGTGCAGTTTTGCATATGAATTACCCAGTAAACTGCCTCTCTGCCATCCTGTAAGACCCAGTGTCAAAGCATTTAAACTATTCCAAACAGTCTGCAGAGCTGGCAGAGCGTCTAGCTTAACTCTTCCTGGGTAGCAGAGGCTGGGCAGGAGGCAGGGCAAGGCGGCTAGGGAGAGGAAGATGGCAGCACCAGGGTGGGGAAGGGGTTCAAGCACAGCCAGGAGAGGGGGGAGCAGGAAAGAGGACGCCAGAGGGTCCTAAAGAGGCAGAGACTGGGAAGGGGCAGAACCCCAGAGCTATCTCCCCTACTTCTCCTCAGGGCCTCAGAGCCAAGTACCTGGGTACCCTGATGGGCCACAGGCTCCGTAACAGCAGGCCCTGTAGGTCCAGAACcctgcccccagcccaccctcatcTTCTTATCCCTGACTGATTCTTTAAGAAAGGAGCAGCTCTGTGGCCAGGCAGACCCCTGCAGAGGTGAAGGGTGCCTGCTCCTTTGGTCCCCCTGAAACACTTCTTGGAAATGAGGACTAACTATGCCGGCCTGTCTAAGGTGTCTCCCACGCTCTTTATGAGCCTTTTTCTAGGAAGGAGCAGCCATGCTCTGCTTGTGCAAAGGATAGGCATCTCCTTCCAGACTTACACCATTTGGTTAATTGCAAGGGCCTTAGGGAGAGCTATTAGACAGCCCACATCAGTTTCCCTCGCCTGTCACTAACTgtgcttccagaaaaaaaaaatatatatatatatatatattctacctGCAAGGCTGGACAGGGTCGAGGCTGGCAATGGTGATGTCTACTGAGCAGCAGTACTATCAAGGTGACACAGGCTGGAAGGAGGTGGTAACATTAATGGTCCCTCATTCCCGGTGTACCCTCCAAGGCACCAAGAGAACAAAAAAAGAGCCATCTGGCGCCTCCCTATTTACACACTGTGGGCTCCAGACAAAAAGCCGCTGAACAGGGACGGGAGGAAATCCAGGTGTGGAGGTTGCCAGCAAGCCTAGCCTGCAAAGCCCTCCAAGCCTTTGTCCTAATCTTCTTTGCCTCCTAAAGGAGGGAATGAGGACCCGCGGGACGGCCACGAGGCTCACTGGGACTTGGGGGCTGTAAACTAGTGTGTAAACTAGGGATGCTGAAGTGCTGTTCTCCCAGGCCAGGAGACCCAGGGCTTTGCAGGGTCACCTCTGGGCTGTACCTTATCCAGAACAAACCCTCCACTTTCCTACTTAGTGGCTGCTTTCTTGCAGAAATCTAACAGGTAGGCCTCACTAGCCCATCTTGGGCAGGACTAGGTATGTTCTAGGCTGAACGGGCCACTGGCTGACTGTCGGGCCTGGCTAGAGAGGGACTGTGCTACTCAGAGACACACAGCACATAAGAGACCAAAACGCCCCATTTCCAGATCTACAGCACCCACCATAGAGAAGCTTTCCTCTCGGAAAGCCACAGCTTCTGCCACAGGCAACCCCAACCAACCAGAGGCTCTCCTGAAGCCTGGCCAGGGGGAACGCAGCCAGCAAAGCTGCAGTATGACCCAGCTCCGGTAGGGTCCCAATACCCAGGGCTAAGCTGATCAGTAACCAGGTACAAAGAATCAGAGGGCCAAGTAAAGCTCCTGGGACCAGCCCCTTCCAGCAGAGTGGGCCCCAGCTTGTGGGCCAAGTTGAAATTCTATGTCCTGCCAGCATCAGCCATTTCCTATGACCTGCAGTCTCGGGTGTCAGTTGTgtgctgggggtgagggtggaCTCTGGGGACGTTACAGAGCACAGAATGAGACAGAATCTGTCGTGCCTGCGGCTTGGGCCTGCTACTGCGTAGACTGATGATGTCTATGATTTGCTCTGACCTGAGCAGGTGAGGCATTTGTGTCCATCTCTCAGGGGCTGGTGCCCAGGACCTGGGCCAGTCCGGCTCAGACAGAAAGGGGGCCATTATTCTCCCAGAAGGTGACAAGGCTGGCTTGGTCCCCTGGGACCGAGGACAACTGGTTCATTTGCTCCCTTGTCCTCAGGCCACCTGTGCTGGCAAGGCTGATGCCTGCACCCAGCCTGCAAGAACCGGACCGGAGCTGGTTTTAGGTTGCTTTCTTAGAAGCCTTGGCTGGGGCAAAAACAAAGCTGAACTTTAGGAGAAAAGAATCAAGTAAAGGCTTGGCTTACTCTCCAGGACCGTGAAAGTAAGACTGGCCAGGGCTGACCCTGGAGCTGCAGCCAGATGAGGGAGCCTCGCCCCTAAGTGGGCCAAAGGCGGCCTGGTGGGAAGGACAGAGCCGGACAGAGCACCAAGGCCTCCTCACAGCTCTCTACACTAACCCTATGTAGTGGTGCCCAGCTGTGCTCTGCAACCTCTGTAACTCGATTTCCCTGTTTCCCTCCTTGCCCAGCAGAGCTCCTCTCCAAGGTGAGCTCTGCTATATTCGTTTGCTTATGGAAATTTCTAGAGTCAAGTAGTAAATTGGCAGTATCGGCCTTTGCTTACCGCTGTCCATCCTCACAGCGTCCGCACTGAGAAAACGGTCTCTTGATAACCACCTTCAGGATGGACCCTACTTTGGGAAACCCATGAGAACATCCCAAAGCCAAGTACAATTCCTACTGCTATTCTCACCTTTGGTTCCCTTGCCCCACACAGCAGAGGCTCCCGGGAGTTCCCAGACATCTCCAGAATAGGAGATGGGTGAGGTCTTTGTAGACAGTTCCCCAAGGGAGGCTAGGGTCCTAAGAGTCCCTTGAAAGCACCACAGCCAACAGCCAGATGTGGAATGCAAACTGATGAGGGGGGATATTGGGGACAGAGGTGACGGTTCTAGAGCTACATCCAGATACACTTGCACGCAGGGGTCAGGCAGTGTCtcaccagagttcagtttccaagcagaaggGATTCACTTCCCAGGAAGGGTTCAAATGAGAACACAGATCTCAGCCACACAGCACTCCAGGTCTACCCAGGTCTTAGAACCACACCTCTGAGAAGCAAAGGCACAAGACATCTGGCAGGCACAAAACCACTCCAAGGGTATCTCCAGGGACAGAACAAGCTCACCGATAAGCAGAGGTCAACCTTCCCAACACCCCCAAACCTGTGGGTCCTGTCTGGAATCTGGCAGAAACTCTTCCATCCCACCAAGGACTCTAGGAACTTGCTGGACAGTGGCACAGCACTGGAAAGATGGTGCTTGGTGTCTGCACGATGACTACCAGCAagcaaaggaaggagagagaaattcAATTATTTTGCAGATTTAATTCTGTCAATTTAATAAGAAGCTCTGGAGCTCCACAAACACACAGGTACCACCACACAGTTGCCAAGGAAGAAGAAGGCGGCAAGGGAGCCCCTCCCCACGCAGCCTCCCCATCCCAGTCAGGCCAGAAGCACCAGGAGGTTTGTACAAGGCATCACCCCCAGGAGGGACTGCAGATGGAGGCTGCcggaggacagaggcaggagcatgtGGGGTTCCAGGAACACAGCCTGGCAGGAGCTCAGTGAAGACAGCAAAGAAACCCCTTCTTGTCACAGTGTAGGCTAGGGATCTGCTTCCTTCCCAACAGCTGACTAGGCATGCCATCACCAGAAAACAGTGGGGGACGGAGTGGTGCCCCAGAGCCCTGCGTTAACCCTCCCAGGGTCCTAGCTGCTGGCTCAGAAGTGCTCAGGTCTCCAAGAGCTGGGTGAGGCACCAGGTTGGCCCTGAGGTTTgcattaaacttttaaaatgccATCAGGCAGAGCTGGGCTGCCCCAGGCCTTGCTGCTAATGGAATCTTCAGCATCTCACAGAAGGcaagcagaagcaggagctgcCAACGCCCCTTCCCACGGTACTCCCCTTCCCACGGTACTCCCCTTCCCACCGTGCTCCCCTTCCCACCGTGTCCCCCTTCCCACCGTGCTCCCCTTCCCACCGTGCTCCCCTTCCCACGGTGCTCGGTGGTAACTGCAATGCTGCTTGCTTGCCCATCTGAACCGCTCTAGACGGTACAAATGAGAAGGCCAGGATCACAGACCCAGGGTCTGAGTCCTGCGCACCTAAGTATCAAATCCCCTGGCTTCCTACTTTTGCCATCCAGGGTCAGAGCAATCTTTGGTCATCAAATGACAAGAGTAAGAAGGTGAGGTCTGGACCTGCTCAACTGACTCCTCTTGGGTACC
This genomic interval carries:
- the Nacc2 gene encoding nucleus accumbens-associated protein 2 gives rise to the protein MSQMLHIEIPNFGNTVLGCLNEQRLLGLYCDVSIVVKGQAFKAHRAVLAASSLYFRDLFSGNSKSAFELPGTVPPACFQQILSFCYTGKLTMAASEQLVVMYTAGFLQIQHIVERGTDLMFKVSSPHCDSQTAMIEDASSEPQSPCNQLQPATAAYVASPSVPIPLLTRVKHEAMEMPPATGPGLASKRPLETGARDGVAVATGTAGTPGTAPLKLPRVSYYGVPSLATLIPSIQQVPYPQGERTSPGASSLPTTDSPTSYHNEEDEEDDEAYDTMVEEQYGQMYIKATGNYAVQEKPEPVPLESRSCVLIRRDLVALPASLISQIGYRCHPKLYSEGDPGEKLELVAGSGVYITRGQLMNCHLCAGVKHKVLLRRLLATFFDRNTLANSCGTGIRSSTSDPSRKPLDSRVLNAVKLYCQNFAPSFKESEMNVIAADMCTNARRVRKRWLPKIKSMLPEGVEMYRTVMGASAASLPLDPEFPPAASQVFEQRIYAERRSDAATIVALRTDAVNVDLSTSANPAFEASEEVDGAGSVIQEVAAPEPLPADGQSPPQAFEQGNTSSSRPQTPVATAARRPEGTYAGTL